The Ptychodera flava strain L36383 chromosome 16, AS_Pfla_20210202, whole genome shotgun sequence region gtaaatggaattattttaattttaccaaatttaccaatattacaccaaaaatttGAGAGAcgaaaacgtttatttgatggaattttAGTAAGAAATTTATTCAAACCGTTCTAATAAGACGTCTGACAGTAAGCCAAGTGCCTTTGGGCCAGCCATCCTACTACTTCAAAATTAAAGCCACAGAATTGCTCTGATTATCAGTGGTGTTCCATTGCATTTCTTTGCCATGACATCAGTGTGATTGAAGCAAATAACAACATAGATAGGCTAGCATTGTTCAGTTTACACATATGAATAGGATCCAGGCAGTTGCTGGCACATGTTAATTTCATCACAACATATGTACCTTATGAATTACCGCTATCACATATAGTTTCATGATACTGGTATTGTTTTTTGTAACCTATATTGTAGATGTTAGCACTTCCCTTTTCAGGCAGCTTGTTGTCTCTCTCAATATAATAGTGTTGACTTTTCTGGGCCATTTCTTTCACCATATACAGGTTTCATTTGAGGAAAGGACATGGAGCAATCATCAAATCAAAGATTTATTCAATCAAGTCAATATGCTGCTATGAATGACTTGTTATTCCAACAATTTGGTTTCCAAGTACTCGCAAACAACATCCATGACGAAGATACAGACACTCATCCCATCCTGGTGCAGTGTGTTCTGAGAGAATCAGATGTAGAAATCTGGGGAGGATTTCGTGTCCGTGCATTCATTGTCAAACTGGACTTTCTAAAGACTCACGACCAGCCTGACATGTGTTTAGCCATCCTGTTGAAAAATAAGTTTACTCCTGATGTGAAAAGACTGGGAGCACCTTTTCAACTTAAAGCTTATCATTTACAGTGGATTCAGAATGTGTTGGATGAAGATGTGGATGGTATGCCAGTCAGAAATTCAAAGGAAATTCCATTTATTGCCATGTATGATGCTGCCAAATTGTCTGAGGCAGAAACATTGACAAATAATTTACCATGGAAAGGATCAGAAGTCACCACACTACTGGAAACTGAAGGAGAAGCTAATGCTGTAGAAGAAATGGAAACTCCCGGTGACCAATCAACTGTGAGAGAGAAGTCCCATGACCTTTCACCCGCAGATACCAGCCAGGTATGTCAGGAGGTGTCAATTAACACAGTTGATATGAATAAGCAGTTGGAACTTAAAAAATGTCCAACTGATTTGAAGGACGGAAATAAAAGGGAGAGAGTTAAGGGACAGAATGAAGAGGCAACTGGAAATGTTAGCCATGAGGATGGAGATGTAGGACAAACAACTGCTGAATCTGAAAATTGTGAAAGTTCTGAAGATTTGGACAACATTCCAAACACAGACACTGACAAAAGATTAAGTGCAGAGCTGTCTACGAAAGAAGGCAATCTGGAAATAAACCATCCAGGGCATAAATTCAATGCAAATGCTGCCGTCACTGACATGTCAGAAGCAACAGCAGAGGCAACAGAAACTCCATGCTCTGACACTGGGGGCGCTAGCAGCCCTGATACTGATAAATCTTGCCATCGAAAAGCTGAGCCTAATGACGATCAAGAATCACTTCCAGGAACACAATCCAAACAAAAGAGCTCTGCATTTAAAAACGCTCGGTCCAAGAAAAATAGGGTTCAATATGATGAAAAGTTAACAACAGCGAGAAACGCCACTCTGCATGCAGAATTGCATTTGAAGAGAAAGGAAGCAAAGACATTGAAATGTAACAGAGAAACTAAACAAAAAGAGAAAGCTACCAAGAAATTTTACAAGTGTGAG contains the following coding sequences:
- the LOC139152711 gene encoding zinc finger protein 660-like; the encoded protein is MEQSSNQRFIQSSQYAAMNDLLFQQFGFQVLANNIHDEDTDTHPILVQCVLRESDVEIWGGFRVRAFIVKLDFLKTHDQPDMCLAILLKNKFTPDVKRLGAPFQLKAYHLQWIQNVLDEDVDGMPVRNSKEIPFIAMYDAAKLSEAETLTNNLPWKGSEVTTLLETEGEANAVEEMETPGDQSTVREKSHDLSPADTSQVCQEVSINTVDMNKQLELKKCPTDLKDGNKRERVKGQNEEATGNVSHEDGDVGQTTAESENCESSEDLDNIPNTDTDKRLSAELSTKEGNLEINHPGHKFNANAAVTDMSEATAEATETPCSDTGGASSPDTDKSCHRKAEPNDDQESLPGTQSKQKSSAFKNARSKKNRVQYDEKLTTARNATLHAELHLKRKEAKTLKCNRETKQKEKATKKFYKCEDCGIGFTLKKEYSVHVRVHKEEAKKQRFQCLLCATQFTQRKDLTDHEKSEHPGATPYVCEVCHNGFKSRNYLKTHIRLSHSYRTSPFSCEECNKVFKTSSGLNVHNKRRHLGI